DNA from Sorex araneus isolate mSorAra2 chromosome 6, mSorAra2.pri, whole genome shotgun sequence:
GGATATGTGGCACACATGGCTGAAGTGACAGATTATTTAAACCTGGCCTGTCTTTTAACAATTAATCTGCTTTCTCTTCCCCTCTACTTCTCTTTTCATCCActgaatttgctttttaaaactgTCTATTCACACTTGAATTCAAAACCGAAGAGACATTGAAGTAATATCCtgtgcatttttttcttagaataatCTAGCCAATCCCCATGGGAAGCTCTATATGAGTTTCCCTTCATTCTTAAGAAGCAGAGAAGAACTAGATTACATTAATTCAGATGTCAGTTAAAGTATGAAAGTTGAGGTAGGAatatgagagagaaggaaaagttaATATACTGCATACAGGCTTGGGGGGGAGAGTAAGATTGTAAGGAAGGAAACAATTCTAGTGAAAATATCAAACTATAAAGATTTAGAAGACAAAAATGGTCTATGGTGATGGAACAGGAATTTGAGACAGACAAGGaaagtgaaagaatgaaagagaaagatggTACCATGCAAAGGAAAACACGGAACATGCAAACTCACCCTGAAGTTCTCAGGATCCACGTGCAGCTTGTCACAGTGCAGCTCACTCAGCTTGGCAAAGGTGCCCTTCAGGTTGTCCAGGTTGTTGATACCATCACCCAGGGACTGCAGCACCTTCTTGCCATGGGCCTTCACTTTAGGATTGCCCATGATGGCAGAGGCAGAGGACAGGTCACCAAAGCTGTCAAAGAACCTCTGGGTCCAGGGGTACACCACCAGCAGCCTGTGGGGGAAGGCAGGACAGGGCCCAGGGTGAGTCAGTGCCCAATGGAAACTCAGGCCTGGGCTGGTTC
Protein-coding regions in this window:
- the LOC129405818 gene encoding hemoglobin subunit beta encodes the protein MVHLSGEEKGVVTGLWGKVNVDEVGGEALGRLLVVYPWTQRFFDSFGDLSSASAIMGNPKVKAHGKKVLQSLGDGINNLDNLKGTFAKLSELHCDKLHVDPENFRLLGNVLVCVLARHFGKEFTPSVQAAFQKMVAGVAAALAHKYH